The following coding sequences are from one Niveibacterium umoris window:
- a CDS encoding barstar family protein produces the protein MSPFQASAGLNGVFRCTTEQATALQRAAEQRRYITAAIDLPRDVSPPTIFEGFASAMRFPEWFGNNWDALADCLSDLSWLDEEGYLIILRGCGRAFPKHEGNWAMLMDILKESAAFWQREGVPFCVLVDEGPQDLPPLPIT, from the coding sequence GTGAGCCCATTTCAGGCCTCTGCCGGACTCAATGGCGTGTTCCGCTGCACCACCGAGCAGGCAACGGCACTCCAGCGCGCCGCCGAACAACGGCGCTACATCACCGCCGCCATCGATCTGCCTCGCGACGTCAGCCCACCAACGATTTTCGAGGGATTTGCGTCCGCGATGCGCTTCCCCGAGTGGTTCGGCAACAACTGGGATGCGTTGGCGGACTGCCTGTCGGATCTGAGCTGGCTCGACGAAGAGGGTTACCTCATCATCCTGCGCGGCTGCGGTCGTGCATTTCCGAAACACGAAGGCAACTGGGCGATGCTGATGGACATTTTGAAGGAGTCCGCCGCGTTCTGGCAGCGCGAAGGCGTCCCGTTCTGCGTGCTGGTGGACGAAGGCCCCCAGGACTTGCCGCCGCTTCCGATCACATGA
- a CDS encoding ribonuclease domain-containing protein — translation MAPGFFKVLVVAAALAVAGVASARTAPALGDIQQADLPPEARQTLKLIERGGPFPYRRDGIVFQNREGRLPYRDRGCYREYTVPTPGERDRGARRIISSCDGPRYYTGDHYRSFQRIRP, via the coding sequence ATGGCGCCAGGCTTCTTCAAGGTACTTGTCGTTGCGGCGGCCTTAGCTGTCGCCGGCGTGGCCAGCGCGCGCACTGCGCCGGCGCTCGGCGACATTCAGCAAGCGGATCTGCCCCCCGAAGCACGCCAGACGCTCAAGCTGATTGAGCGCGGGGGGCCGTTCCCGTATCGCCGCGACGGAATCGTCTTTCAGAATCGGGAAGGACGCCTGCCGTATCGCGATCGGGGTTGCTACCGCGAATACACCGTCCCGACACCCGGCGAGCGAGATCGGGGCGCCCGACGCATCATCAGCAGTTGCGATGGTCCGCGCTACTACACCGGCGACCACTACCGCAGTTTTCAGAGGATTCGACCGTGA
- the nudB gene encoding dihydroneopterin triphosphate diphosphatase, with protein MNYKTPVSVLVVIHSAALEVLLIERAAHPGYWQSVTGSQEGDETLRETAVREVAEETGIVAAADALVDWQLSQQYEIFPQWRHRYAPGVTHNTEHVFSLCVARDTPIVLAPDEHRAWRWLPWQEAAEACFSWSNRDAILALPTRLATD; from the coding sequence ATGAACTACAAAACGCCTGTCTCGGTCCTCGTCGTCATTCACTCCGCAGCGCTCGAAGTGCTGCTGATCGAACGCGCCGCGCACCCCGGATACTGGCAGTCGGTGACCGGCAGCCAGGAAGGCGATGAAACGCTGCGCGAGACGGCCGTGCGTGAAGTCGCAGAGGAAACCGGCATCGTGGCCGCAGCCGATGCGCTTGTCGATTGGCAACTGAGCCAGCAATACGAGATTTTCCCGCAGTGGCGCCATCGCTATGCCCCTGGCGTCACACACAACACCGAACACGTCTTCAGTTTGTGCGTTGCGCGCGACACGCCGATCGTGCTGGCCCCCGACGAGCACCGTGCGTGGCGCTGGCTCCCCTGGCAGGAAGCCGCCGAAGCCTGTTTCTCATGGAGCAACCGCGACGCAATCCTCGCCCTGCCGACACGGCTGGCGACGGATTAG
- a CDS encoding Hsp20/alpha crystallin family protein, which translates to MANLLRHDPLDDLFRGFFVRPVEFAQTPDAPSITLDVKEGPESFTVHAELPGMKKDDIHVHIDGAIVSISAERKGEKEIKDGEKVLRTERYFGKVSRSFQLGTDIDDARAMAKFNDGVLELTLPKKATTQARRLTIN; encoded by the coding sequence ATGGCAAATCTGCTCAGGCACGATCCGCTGGACGACCTCTTCCGCGGCTTCTTCGTACGCCCGGTTGAGTTCGCCCAAACTCCCGACGCGCCGAGCATCACGCTCGACGTCAAGGAAGGGCCCGAAAGCTTCACGGTCCATGCCGAACTGCCCGGCATGAAGAAAGACGACATCCATGTGCATATCGACGGCGCCATTGTCTCGATCAGCGCCGAGCGCAAGGGTGAAAAGGAAATCAAGGATGGCGAAAAGGTGCTTCGCACCGAACGTTACTTCGGCAAGGTCAGCCGCAGCTTCCAGCTCGGCACCGACATTGACGACGCACGCGCCATGGCGAAGTTCAATGACGGCGTCCTTGAACTGACCTTGCCCAAGAAGGCCACCACCCAGGCGCGCCGCCTGACGATCAACTGA
- the argB gene encoding acetylglutamate kinase, translating into MSDLESLAPALKASVLAEALPYIKRFFDRTIVIKYGGNAMTDPMLKDCFARDVVLLKLVGMNPVVVHGGGPQIDDLLKRIGKQGQFIQGMRVTDEETMDVVEMVLGGHVNKEIVNLINRHGGKAVGLTGQDGNFIRARKLLMPNKDKPEEMIDIGLVGEITSIDPSLISFLDQGDFIPVIAPIGVGEDGETYNINADVVAGKLAEILKAEKLVLLTNTPGVLDKEGTLLTGITPREIDEMVADGTLSGGMLPKIHSALEAARNGVRSVHIIDGRVEHCLLLEILTDHGVGTMIKSH; encoded by the coding sequence ATGTCCGACCTCGAATCCCTCGCCCCCGCGCTCAAAGCGAGCGTGCTCGCCGAAGCCCTGCCCTACATCAAGCGCTTCTTCGACCGGACCATCGTGATCAAATACGGCGGCAACGCCATGACCGACCCGATGCTCAAGGACTGCTTCGCACGTGACGTCGTGCTGCTCAAACTCGTCGGCATGAACCCGGTCGTCGTCCACGGCGGCGGACCGCAGATCGACGATCTGCTCAAGCGAATCGGCAAGCAAGGTCAGTTCATCCAGGGCATGCGCGTCACCGACGAAGAGACCATGGATGTCGTCGAGATGGTGCTCGGCGGGCACGTCAATAAGGAAATCGTGAACCTGATCAACCGCCACGGCGGCAAGGCGGTCGGGCTGACCGGGCAGGACGGCAACTTCATCCGCGCCCGCAAGCTGCTGATGCCGAACAAGGACAAGCCGGAAGAGATGATCGACATCGGCCTGGTCGGTGAAATCACATCGATCGACCCGAGCCTGATCAGCTTCCTCGACCAGGGTGACTTCATTCCGGTGATCGCCCCGATCGGCGTCGGCGAAGACGGCGAAACCTACAACATCAACGCTGATGTCGTTGCAGGAAAGCTCGCCGAGATCCTCAAGGCTGAAAAGCTGGTGCTGCTCACCAACACCCCCGGCGTACTCGACAAGGAAGGCACACTGCTGACCGGCATCACGCCGCGAGAAATCGACGAAATGGTCGCCGACGGCACACTCTCAGGCGGCATGCTGCCCAAGATCCACTCGGCCCTCGAAGCCGCCCGCAACGGCGTGCGCTCGGTACACATCATCGACGGCCGCGTCGAGCATTGCCTGTTGCTCGAAATCCTGACCGACCATGGTGTCGGTACCATGATCAAGAGCCATTGA
- a CDS encoding response regulator has product MAGKVEDLTVLVVENQSNMRTQLRNMLAMCGIVKLQAAQSAGAAIRKLRDETFDIILCEYHLGEGQDGQHFLEDIRSHHLIPLSTLFIMVTGERSYERVVGAAELAPNDYILKPFAPELLRTRLERALNKREAFMAAWQLVEAGNAADAIAACEEGEIKYPVYAIDFLRLRAELLATTGRAEEAQAVYEKVLERRAVPWARLGLAKALFMRKRFEDAEQLLVALLNESDEYLDAWDWLAKTREAVGALKEAREALEKASSLSPHTLRRMRHIGEVSLELGDLESAEKTLNEVVRRAKYSDFRDPEDHVRLVKAQLGVGAADRASATIRDLEKSMQGLPKTELCKALSSAMVFTQQGDKSRATEAAERAVSLLDSRLGATTNLKKDLAKVCIEHKLDSQAADVVMDIMRHAADDAAVDDITKMLGDLGRPELGASLAQQMKSEVKDMMGEGARMAQRGDYEGAVTHMLEAVRRMPGNTMVTYNAALALLKYIEHSGWDAHYAEQARGLIERIQRSDPGNPKLGALHLYFDGLAKRFGARAAK; this is encoded by the coding sequence ATGGCGGGCAAGGTCGAGGATCTCACCGTCCTCGTGGTCGAAAACCAGAGCAACATGCGCACGCAATTGCGCAACATGCTGGCGATGTGCGGCATCGTCAAGCTGCAGGCTGCGCAGAGCGCGGGCGCCGCGATCCGCAAGCTGCGCGACGAGACCTTCGACATCATCCTATGTGAATACCACCTCGGCGAAGGCCAGGACGGCCAGCACTTTCTGGAAGACATCCGCAGTCACCACCTGATTCCGCTGTCGACACTGTTCATCATGGTCACAGGTGAGCGCAGTTACGAGCGCGTCGTCGGCGCTGCCGAACTGGCGCCGAACGATTACATCCTCAAGCCCTTTGCGCCGGAGCTGCTACGCACCCGGCTGGAGCGCGCACTGAACAAGCGCGAGGCGTTCATGGCCGCATGGCAGTTGGTCGAGGCCGGCAACGCGGCAGATGCGATCGCGGCGTGCGAGGAAGGCGAGATCAAGTACCCCGTATACGCCATCGACTTTCTGCGCCTGCGTGCCGAACTGCTCGCCACAACCGGGCGCGCGGAAGAGGCGCAAGCCGTCTACGAAAAGGTGCTGGAGCGGCGCGCCGTACCCTGGGCGCGCCTGGGACTCGCGAAGGCGTTGTTCATGCGCAAGCGCTTTGAGGATGCGGAGCAACTGCTTGTCGCGCTGCTTAACGAAAGCGACGAATACCTCGACGCATGGGACTGGCTCGCGAAGACACGAGAAGCGGTCGGCGCCCTGAAGGAAGCGCGCGAGGCCCTGGAAAAAGCCTCGTCGCTCTCGCCGCACACCTTGCGGCGAATGCGTCACATTGGCGAAGTATCGCTGGAACTCGGCGATCTGGAATCTGCCGAGAAGACACTCAACGAGGTCGTCCGACGTGCCAAGTACTCCGATTTCCGCGATCCGGAAGACCACGTGAGGCTGGTCAAGGCTCAACTGGGTGTCGGCGCTGCGGACCGTGCCAGCGCAACGATCCGCGACCTGGAAAAGTCCATGCAGGGACTGCCGAAAACCGAACTTTGCAAGGCGCTGTCGTCGGCAATGGTTTTCACTCAGCAGGGCGACAAGTCGCGGGCAACGGAGGCGGCCGAACGCGCCGTATCGCTGCTGGATTCACGCCTTGGGGCGACGACGAATCTGAAGAAGGATCTCGCGAAAGTCTGCATCGAACACAAACTCGACAGTCAGGCCGCTGACGTGGTCATGGACATCATGCGCCATGCTGCCGACGATGCCGCGGTAGACGACATCACCAAGATGCTGGGTGATCTTGGGCGACCAGAGCTTGGGGCTTCGCTGGCGCAGCAGATGAAATCCGAAGTGAAAGACATGATGGGCGAAGGCGCGCGCATGGCACAGCGTGGCGACTACGAAGGCGCCGTGACCCACATGCTGGAAGCGGTGCGGCGCATGCCAGGCAACACCATGGTGACCTACAACGCCGCGCTGGCCTTGCTCAAGTACATCGAACACAGCGGTTGGGACGCGCACTATGCGGAGCAGGCGCGTGGCCTGATCGAGCGCATCCAGCGCAGCGATCCGGGCAACCCGAAGCTCGGCGCCCTGCACCTCTACTTCGACGGCCTTGCCAAGCGATTCGGCGCGCGTGCCGCCAAATAG